A single genomic interval of Lathyrus oleraceus cultivar Zhongwan6 chromosome 7, CAAS_Psat_ZW6_1.0, whole genome shotgun sequence harbors:
- the LOC127103111 gene encoding uncharacterized protein LOC127103111 — translation MSIPTDVVTPPPQSSSPPKNPFHPALVVTNIKNHIPIVLEMENVQFGTWVELFKIHARSHKVFHHIIPPAPGKEKKTPETDDEQELWVTLDATVLQWIYSTISGDLLATIIEPYSTAMEAWNRLTNIFQDNQNARAVTLEQEFSSVRMEDFPTASA, via the coding sequence ATGTCAATCCCAACCGATGTGGTAACTCCTCCACCACAATCGTCTTCACCACCAAAGAACCCTTTCCATCCGGCTCTCGTCGTAACCAACATCAAGAACCACATCCCTattgttcttgagatggaaaaCGTTCAATTTGGTACGTGGGTTGAACTTTTCAAAATCCATGCTCGATCTCATAAGGTTTTTCATCACATCATTCCTCCAGCACCAGGCAAGGAAAAGAAGACACCTGAAACCGATGATGAGCAGGAGTTGTGGGTGACTCTTGATGCAACAGTTCTACAGTGGATTTATTCCACTATCTCCGGCGATCTTTTGGCTACCATCATTGAACCATACTCCACTGCCATGGAGGCTTGGAATCGATTGACCAACATCTTCCAGGACAATCAAAACGCTCGTGCAGTCACTCTCGAGCAGGAGTTTTCATCCGTTCGCATGGAAGATTTTCCCACCGCTTCCGCTTAA
- the LOC127105023 gene encoding uncharacterized protein LOC127105023, producing the protein MSATVAKHISKKNIFLIQLLLLSIYILFYTTAMEGTLLPLSSPSTSSSKLNHHFCLPSSLLNHHRYSHFPKFLPKPKIDTTASLHLPLRCSLRGSTLALDRDEASVSRTPDNSGLPKVDKTGRLCSPRAARELALSIIYASCLEGLDPVRLFERRMNQRRETGYEFKKEKLLEYNLMNFGEPPVVVKTDEEANELLRNIELETAIEEEVLAAPPKLVYSRLILRFTRKLLVAVRDRWDSHAPVINKVIPPNWQSEPAGKILELSILHLAMSEIAMLDTRHQIVINEAVDLAKRFCDGAAPRIINGCLGTFYRNLEAEASKNRV; encoded by the exons ATGAGCGCTACCGTGGCAAAACATATAAGCAAAAAAAACATATTTCTAATCCAATTATTATTGTTATCCATCTACATTCTATTCTACACTACTGCAATGGAGGGAACTTTACTCCCCCTCTCTTCACCTTCAACCTCATCTTCCAAACTCAACCACCATTTTTGTCTCCCCTCTTCTCTACTCAACCACCACCGTTACTCTCACTTCCCCAAATTCCTCCCCAAACCAAAAATTGACACCACAGCTTCACTGCATCTCCCTCTTCGATGCTCTCTCCGTGGCTCCACTTTGGCACTTGACCGAGACGAAGCTTCCGTCTCCAGAACACCTGATAACTCCGGTTTGCCTAAAGTTGACAAAACCGGCCGGCTTTGTAGTCCCAGAGCAGCCAGAGAACTTGCTCT GTCTATAATTTATGCGTCTTGCTTGGAGGGTTTGGACCCGGTTCGGCTGTTTGAGAGAAGGATGAATCAACGCCGAG AGACCGGTTATGAATTCAAAAAGGAAAAGTTGTTGGAGTATAATCTCATGAATTTTGGAGAGCCACCTGTTGTTGTTAAAACTGATGAAGAAGCAAATGAACTTCTAAGGAATATTGAACTCGAGACTGCGATTG AAGAAGAAGTTCTTGCAGCTCCCCCAAAGCTGGTTTATAGCAGACTGATTTTGAG GTTCACCAGGAAACTATTGGTTGCAGTCAGGGATAGATGGGACAGTCATGCCCCTGTTATTAATAAAGTTATCCCACCAAATTGGCAG AGTGAGCCAGCGGGGAAGATTTTAGAGCTTTCTATTCTTCACTTGGCAATGTCTGAAATAGCCATGCTAGACACCAGACACCAAATCGTCATTAATGAG GCAGTGGATCTGGCTAAGCGGTTCTGTGATGGAGCAGCCCCTCGTATCATTAATGGCTGTCTGGGCACATTTTACCGAAATCTGGAGGCCGAGGCATCAAAAAATAGGGTTTAG